One segment of Papaver somniferum cultivar HN1 unplaced genomic scaffold, ASM357369v1 unplaced-scaffold_137, whole genome shotgun sequence DNA contains the following:
- the LOC113334381 gene encoding oil body-associated protein 1A-like, translating into MATSKVPGEPTQTGTAVLETATSAIQGFGPVNKIHQHLCAFHFYGYDMTRQVEAHHFCAHQNEEMRQCLIYDSPEPHARLIGLEYIVSENLFLTLPDNEKPLWHSHEYEVKSGVLFMPGVPGPIQRQDLDKVAKTYGKTIHFWQVDKGDAFPLGLPQIMMALTRDGQLQDNLAKDVERRFNVSFDAERENRAYMKGPEHGIHHLANGGGKGIKSVLRETDCKPVESVPRVFV; encoded by the exons ATGGCAACGTCGAAAGTACCAGGGGAACCAACACAAACAGGAACAGCAGTTCTTGAAACGGCAACGAGTGCTATCCAAGGCTTTGGCCCTGTTAACAAAATTCACCAGCACCTCTGCGC GTTTCATTTCTATGGGTACGACATGACTAGGCAAGTTGAAGCTCACCATTTCTGCGCACATCAAAACGAAGAAATGCGTCAGTGCTTGATCTACGACAGCCCAGAACCTCATGCACGACTCATCGGTCTCGAGTACATCGTATCTGAGAATCTCTTCTTGACACTCCCAGACAACGAGAAACCACTGTGGCACTCCCACGAGTATGAAGTGAAGAGTGGTGTATTGTTCATGCCTGGTGTGCCTGGTCCTATCCAGCGTCAAGATCTTGATAAGGTTGCCAAGACGTATGGCAAGACGATCCATTTTTGGCAGGTTGACAAAGGTGATGCATTTCCTCTTGGGTTGCCTCAAATCATGATGGCCCTCACTAGAGACGGTCAGCTCCAAGACAATCTTGCTAAag ATGTGGAGAGACGGTTCAATGTATCATTTGATGCTGAAAGAGAGAACAGAGCCTACATGAAGGGACCTGAGCATGGAATACATCATCTGGCGAATGGTGGAGGGAAAGGGATTAAGTCTGTGTTGAGGGAGACTGATTGCAAGCCTGTGGAATCTGTGCCCAGGGTTTTCGTCTGA